One genomic segment of Gottschalkia acidurici 9a includes these proteins:
- a CDS encoding glutamate-5-semialdehyde dehydrogenase produces MSNLIDMGKDAKKASTILARLSSGEKNEGLRTAAEFLINRKQEILEANKKDLTEAKANGISGALLDRLTLDDERIKSMADGLLDIVGLNDPIGEGLSTIKRPNGLIIGQKRVPLGVIGIIYEARPNVTVDGFGLCLKTGNAVILRGGKEAINTNIATINIIQDALEKCGLPKESVQLVKDTSREVANEMMKLNEYLDVLIPRGGAGLIKAILENSTVPVIETGAGNCHVYVDSEASIDMAVPIIVNAKTQRPGVCNSIEKVIIHKDIVKEAIRPIYESLKEYNVEVRGDEVVKSLIPEIIEASEDDWGTEYLDFTIAIKTVESIEEAIDHINKYSTKHSESIITKNYFNAQKFLDEVDSAAVYVNASTRFTDGSEFGYGAEIGISTQKLHARGPMGLRELTSTKYIIYGNGQIRG; encoded by the coding sequence ATGAGTAATTTAATAGATATGGGTAAAGATGCTAAAAAAGCAAGTACTATATTAGCTAGATTATCTTCGGGTGAAAAAAATGAAGGCTTGAGAACAGCGGCTGAATTTTTAATAAATAGAAAACAAGAAATTTTAGAAGCTAATAAAAAGGATTTGACTGAAGCTAAAGCAAATGGAATTAGTGGAGCACTTTTAGATAGACTAACATTAGATGATGAACGTATAAAATCTATGGCGGATGGATTACTAGATATAGTAGGGTTAAATGATCCGATAGGTGAGGGATTATCTACTATAAAAAGACCTAACGGACTTATAATAGGGCAAAAGAGAGTGCCTTTAGGAGTTATAGGAATTATATATGAGGCAAGACCAAATGTAACAGTAGATGGATTTGGGTTATGTTTAAAAACGGGAAATGCTGTTATTTTAAGAGGTGGAAAAGAAGCTATAAATACTAATATAGCTACCATAAATATAATACAAGATGCACTAGAAAAATGTGGACTTCCAAAAGAATCTGTACAGCTTGTAAAAGATACATCTAGAGAAGTAGCAAACGAAATGATGAAATTAAATGAATATCTAGATGTGCTTATACCAAGAGGAGGAGCGGGACTTATAAAAGCAATACTTGAAAATAGTACTGTACCAGTTATAGAAACTGGAGCTGGAAACTGTCATGTATACGTAGACAGTGAAGCTAGCATAGATATGGCTGTTCCTATAATAGTAAATGCTAAGACACAAAGACCAGGTGTATGTAATTCTATAGAAAAGGTAATAATTCATAAAGACATAGTTAAAGAAGCTATAAGACCAATATATGAGAGTTTAAAAGAATACAATGTAGAAGTTCGTGGAGATGAGGTAGTTAAAAGTCTTATACCAGAAATAATAGAGGCATCTGAGGATGATTGGGGTACAGAGTATTTAGACTTTACGATAGCTATAAAAACGGTTGAATCTATAGAGGAAGCTATAGATCACATAAATAAATACAGCACAAAGCACTCAGAATCTATTATTACTAAAAATTACTTTAATGCACAAAAATTCTTAGATGAAGTGGATTCAGCAGCTGTATATGTAAATGCTTCAACAAGATTTACTGACGGGTCTGAATTTGGATACGGAGCAGAAATAGGTATAAGTACTCAAAAGCTTCATGCAAGAGGACCAATGGGATTAAGAGAATTAACTTCTACTAAATATATAATATACGGTAATGGTCAAATAAGAGGGTAA
- the proB gene encoding glutamate 5-kinase → MDVRSKLKQAEKIVIKVGTSSLTYSNGKLNLERIERLARVLSDLNNQDKKIVLVSSGAIGVGVERLGLNRTEVTLPEKQASASVGQAILMKIYQKFFEEYNTPVSQILLTKDVMDGGIRKENAQNTFNTLLDMGVIPIVNENDTISTFEIEFGDNDTLSATVASLVGADLLILLTDIDGLFTADPRKDKNAEIISVVEEINEEIDSAADGAGSKLGTGGMVTKISAAKICCSYGIDTVIANGEDPKIIYDILDAKEIGTLFLSGK, encoded by the coding sequence ATGGACGTCAGAAGCAAACTAAAACAAGCTGAAAAAATCGTAATTAAAGTAGGAACTTCTAGCTTAACTTACTCAAATGGAAAGCTGAACTTAGAGCGTATAGAAAGGTTAGCTAGAGTATTGTCTGATTTAAATAATCAAGATAAAAAAATAGTACTAGTTTCATCAGGGGCTATAGGAGTTGGAGTAGAAAGACTAGGTCTTAATAGAACAGAGGTTACATTACCAGAAAAGCAAGCCTCAGCTTCTGTAGGTCAAGCGATCCTTATGAAAATATACCAAAAGTTCTTTGAAGAATACAACACTCCAGTATCACAGATACTCTTAACTAAAGATGTTATGGATGGTGGCATAAGAAAAGAGAACGCACAAAATACATTTAATACGCTTCTGGATATGGGAGTAATTCCAATAGTAAATGAAAATGATACTATATCAACTTTTGAGATAGAGTTTGGAGATAACGATACACTTTCAGCAACAGTAGCTTCTTTAGTAGGTGCTGATTTACTTATACTACTTACAGATATAGATGGACTATTTACAGCAGATCCTAGAAAAGATAAAAATGCAGAAATTATATCTGTAGTGGAAGAAATAAATGAGGAAATAGATAGTGCAGCTGATGGAGCTGGAAGTAAACTAGGAACGGGTGGAATGGTTACTAAGATATCAGCAGCAAAGATATGCTGTAGCTATGGAATAGATACTGTAATAGCAAATGGCGAAGATCCTAAAATTATATACGATATATTGGATGCAAAAGAAATAGGAACTTTATTTTTGTCAGGTAAATAG